tgaagacctgagttgctctgctgaccttcatattagaaaaggtttctgatgaacgtgccgttcagtcaactttggagccaatcgcaaccgcaactcatgtgaggattggtaaaggcttacaatgtgcgaccagttaacgatgtcatccccaatgtataacttgtgtgctgggacattattgcgcgttgttttaattaaatgcggaccatcaaaaatgtaatatacccgctcaccattaacttcaaaaaaaaggctttgctacagtcactcttagttggttagcgagacttacatttgaactgccctggtcacaaacgactgctttcactgcaatattaatgctcctaagctccaaaatgagtgacaccagcaagttatgcataacagatgatggtgttgatgtgtgccctatagtaaaagcaaccggttgaacccactttctcgaaatgccaacaagaagaaaaaccagtgctcgatcagcgatggttgaagtgcgatgagtgccatcatctgtaaaaccctggacaacgtctcttgcagcatcatagtacaaattctttttgagtgctatttcgtcgaaaactaaagcgcacactcggtcccgttcattccaagcttgagtatttgttacaatggaagaaaggattcctggaattatgcctggagtcatctttacattagctagccacttccttaatgaacgccgggagggcaaagaaaaatatggagccagaaatcggtatgctcgcggacctcggaagtttaagtgaagagcaaatttcttgaaccacacgggaaaccgcttgcccttgcgtttgggcctcaagcgaacatgtgcagaaagaagtttaaaaacctcctcggtgacgtgcggtcggataacttcaagggcctttgaagtcgatgacggtgcttggtgaggctgtcttcgcagtcttttgatagttttccgctgtgctgctactttggcttgcagatgtttaatggtttgctcgtacttcattgatggagacattgtcgctggcacacaggaacgcactgcaataaacaaaaaaatggatgtaaaagcgaagaacaactaatcccatacgagcactttcctcgctctttcagacccaaggtgcacaactttctgtggtgcaaagttttcgattccactacctaaaaacaaaccattcacaatgttgacaatgcacaaaaaaaaaaaatcactgagagcccacccttacattttgtaagtgcacacgtagtgtccttttgaggatagtttcctcagaatgtcctaaacataaaatagcacattaaaaacagctgcaataaaagcatagtcaccattttctctagggcactcaggcgtggagctgttggcggagacgtcttctggaggattttgtgaagcttgttcagtgcctcggacagtgctgtcggaacaatcttgcgagcggcctgcggaagtctctatatcaatccactctggtgttgaagtgaacatacaacttaccggtcacacaagttccttttgtgacagctgaatgactggttaaagttttctccggcaagacgaagtcagcggaaattctttcaccagctacaagggagctgccacctgcagaggtttggtcaacagtcaatttcggtaaaaaaaaagaaatcgcgacactgaacgcaccctgttcatcggggcacctcaatgtgtgggagccgctttttgaagcctctaccgcaggtcctgaagaaatgaaattacgacaatgtatcagtaagaggcttaaagtaacacaaactgaagctcatccacaccttgcagtgcagcttctgcagccatgtcacagtcactacttgaagcgacgctcagagaacctgcatatatgtgcagttggtacaagttacaaagcttgtagcatggggaaacttaaacagctctttcaaacgcataaattggtcgaacgtggaagaaaagagaaggcaccaactaggaaacaagtaatttgtgatttttggaattatcaacagtgtcagctttcaccgatgaaaggtatatgtacatgtgcactcaggcttgaagataacgtgaaatagccctttaaagtcttttaaaacaagttgcacaggtcaagagcatcaaaaaacgacagaaatgtaaagctgctgttaggacggtaatagcccacaattcacaaaatttaagtctttccaagtgttacttctatagtgaggcttctccatcggctacaaagatcttcacggttaactgtcgccactgattcaatacaagtggctgctattgcacatatttgagtttcagtcaatcacttacatggtgcagctggttgcacactgggaacagccattcttgtaagccttgtgtgcccagggtccatgaaactttgagcagtaaaatggtcgctacaaactctgtacgttgcgtacaatgggctggccggcttactaaggagatcatcgcgtccagcatactgcatccatgctttcatcctgcattggcaatgaactatcagctgaaaggggaagtgcttgaatagtgattttttattgttaccctcactgagcaagtacgaacagtaagcctaaagacatgcaaaccatagaaaagctttaacacacctgccgtcccgtggtatgcggaagaaactcgtcccaggcttcttgtgggttctgccattgttgaagcaccacgatacacagcagtagctgccgtagcttggaccgccggacggcatggcgtcagcgtggtctgaaaatgttagtaggtggatgcttcgctgtcaaattacgaaaaagatatttgcacgtcataagtgtaccaacaaacccttttgaatgattagctaatcgatgcacaatacaaaaccagtgatacatctctgacccataaaactctgacttgcaaagatatacgtcaagaccacgtacaaagatcttcagaagtttccaggccgctatcccttgtaatgcaatggtatcgcggcctgggaactttagaacaacttcgtacgtacgcagtatcagcagtcccttgggaagaaaaatcgtagttgaaatttatgcggtaaaattatattggaaacgtcaaaaacatttgtgagcagcttgcactagtggcacaaggctagcgaaaaaacgaagatgatggccacttggctagtccagtattgcctccggcacaccaagaattattcgtgttccgagccttcgggaaacgcgtcgtgaagcatgcgaggcccaccgaatgcttctcaatattttgcaccgagcctatgacctagctgcccagctacgctcagcgcacagacgctcgcgtccgtggcagacgcagcacgcgtcgcctcggcttgacgccgtgccgcctttgctatactgcatacgttgcacaatgttcccgtctagccgccgcatagagccacaaactttctttttagcgaacctcccagtccttacaagcttcagaaaaaggttacaactgcgtgaatgagacgccacgtaagaaacaaactcgcacactcgaagcgcaacgtgtgagtgtgcatctttctatgtttgttgcatggtgtcttaatcgcgcaagtgtaaccgttttctgaaaaaatgacccaacaagaccaacaacatgtcattcaacaagcttcgcttgaaaacgtgcctcacctgttatctcacgcacgaaaacgccgacgcagccgacgttgacgaaagcgacgaaagcttctcgctgtccaCGGAggtcgctgtcagtcatgcatgggcttgtcgctgggtagatggtgtttatgacagtacggctgaagaaaaataatcgcgtaaggtgtcttgaataaattgtttttatgtaaaaagaacataccaaatttgggcgtataattattattttgtaaaaacaattttgttgcattgattataactgttttttttgcgcttgcgccctctgacgtttggtgagagcactagttcgttacgtagtcgtgacgcacttcctaaggccaggtttcgcggagtgtccgctcttgtcttctttctctatgccacgggcatgaagagaatggtatgcggccagcgttctctccttgccttcacggttgacgtgcttgctggtgatgacgtcttgatgagcctccttttggccttgcggctcatcacagacacgaagctgccatctgatgagtcgtcACCGTCGATTGAGTAGATGTCCGTGTCTTCACAggagctgcaccaagagcctcgtttccttgcggagcttacaaatgttgagctgtagccagacgggccagcagttggttcttcgtccatgggcacgagagcaggagcatctcttgagccgtcgctggtgatggaccatgagccttcagccacagaagagcttgagggTGCCGACATTTTaccacgtgggcctgtagaagtcgccgctgccatcgccacaaggtgggacgcagagagcgtcccaggaattgtggaaaatataacgaaaaacaGTAGTGACAGACTCGTTCTATCACTAagtaacttcgtcgtcgtccctcCACGTACCTGCAAATCGacgctatgcgaagcatgtggagaaaAGGTGACCGTCttgcacttttttatttatcgacacgtcatgaaataatgctaaatatatgtacacatgttgcacgcacagacatatgttgaagagttgcagatgtttatataaccagttgtttgcaattGTGCAacaatgtcaactggaacatgcgtattagaaacaccagaagctgatatgaagcgttgatgctagcgaagatgctggccccggaacctgctacataaatctatctcggcgcatggcacctaaccgcAATTGACGTAAACTCGACGTGATGACTtgatcaaaggagtacatatgtaatgcttagaaaattgtgtaggcagcactgtaaccatgcactattgacgtttcaccaaggttagcgtctatttgaaaagtagttttgagacctggagtagctctgtggtaaaaggcttcattgccacgcaaaatgcatTGGGTTCGATTTCCACTGAGACTCTCAAATTTATTATGTTCTATCGTCGGGGGCTCAACCCTGCCTATgtgaggtttttcttaacactgacatttattctatgccttcattGGATCGACGATACCGATgcaggtattgcttaacgctcacgcgttaaaattgtccatgtgtgttctcgatGTTCCTAGGTATAAATACTATGTGTCAATtgcccgtggcacatacccgcatacccgcggcacatacccgcccatgaatatgtgccactgtctggcgggaagtgtttgatgacgtacgcgacggcattgtgACACGGGTGATAGTCATGTGCGAAATACAACgacaatgcataagtacatcacaccgacaagcaaaggaacaacttttctTTATCGGTGAGCGCgaaggggtgctaacacaagcatctttcaaatgagcaaatcttttctgcctctatgatctcACGTGTGGCGCGATCCCTGCATCTTGCAACAATGAGAGTCTGAGGAAACATATGTACAATGTGACTCACTATAAACAAGAATGGCTGTCtgttcactgcagcacgtgtggcttccggccaatattttcagagtgtacTATTGTTGCAAGATGCAAGGATCGCACCACACGTGAGATCACAGAGGCAGAAAAGATTCgctcattgaaagatgcttgtgttagcacgcTTTCTGTCGCGCTCACGgataaggaaaagttgttcctttgcatttcggtgtgatgtacttatgcattgcCATTGTGTTTCGCGCACCAATATTGCGACTGGTAACTGTGTAAAAGCGAATACCTTCGCAAGAAATAACTTGTTGGCAGTTCAACGCTCTGTCTAGTCTCTTCTcttgtcccctcctgccctgtcgtttgcgctggtaagcactctttatcgtGGTTGTtatttgtaccacatgccggccacacccgcgaggtagagaACCGGGTTGCTGAGTTTTCCTGCCTCGTGCCAATGCATCGGCACGCTAACGCGTTCGTACTACATGGCGAGCAACTGCCTCGACACCGGCGCCATCCGTGCCGGTGAAGAAATGAGGGTCGCGGATGCTGGGGACAtcgggacatggcgtcggtgcACGAGGGAGCGTTTGCCGGGTGGCGCCTTGGCGCGTCGCAGATGACatggtacgggatcgaagctccaaggggcatcgaatgcgaacctAAGTTGGTCTAAAGGCAAGACACTCTCCTCCAAATTGTTATCGAACCTACTACCTCAAGGTCAGGAGGCGAGCGCCGCAACCACCATTCCACTGAAGCGGACGCCATTCTAAAGTACAAACTGCGCAATAATCGCCATCGAGCACGAacagaatacagaaaaaaaattcaacctTGCGCCGTGctaaacgatagttatagcacgagaacaaaacgacgacacagagacaagaaggacacgtgtccttcttgtctctgtgtcgccgttttgttctcgcgctataactatcgtcatgccataccaactagcccaagctgccacactgtgCTAAACACAATGAGCTTTCACCACGTGGTGTGGTAGATCTTCTGTACTGATTTGTCACGACCGAGCGACCCACAAAAGCCACACGCAGCGGCACGCGGAGAAACCGCAGCCTCGCGAGACATTTTACGGGCTTCGGCGGCGGTCCGATTTTTACGATCACGGCCATATTACAAGACCTGCAGGACGGAAGAAAGCCGACGTATGCTTTTCTTCCGCATCGCTGAGGTGAAGTAATAAAGAAAACACGTGATAACCTCCTCCCCCTTTGAGAGTGATGGTCCGTGAGCTCTTTCCTTCGGCCCATCGCGCAGAAATATGTAGCTCAATCCAAGTCCCGTTAAAGAACGCTTCGACCTTTTATGCTGTCCGAACctaagctgctgctttttctcatccTGTCGTCGAGCTCCATCTTTCGgggttgttttctttattttgctgGTTGACGACCGTCACGGTGAAATGCTCTGCGCACTTGCTGTGGAAAAGGGGCAATGAATGAAGTCGTTTGAGCACACCGCAGAGACCACACGTATATATCATTGATGTCTTGCCTTTTCACTATGCTTTCGTATACATATCTTGGGCTGGAGGTATAAACGAAGGACCGGGGGCCCAGACATGCCATTGCGAACCTTTCAATAGCGGCCCGATCCGCATAGGACTGTCTTCATACCACGTGTCTTTTTTTGTCCTTATGAGGTATTTTTGTTCGCTACTGACATCAATGATGTCTGCCTTATTTTTTTATGTGATCCATGTTTTCAACATATCATTGCAGGTACTTTTGTATTTCAGAATCGGCGTTGAAAATGCACTCTCTATGAGAATTAGTATTAATATGTTTCTGTTCAGCTGACGTGATATCCCCTTCAGAAATGACCCATATATAAAATGCGGCAAGGGCCTTCTTCCCAATGACGGTGGTATCACACATTTTGATCAAATCACTCACCCCAAAGTTTTTCGCTGCCCGGGGCCTCACAGGCGGCTATATTTCGCAACTGCGGGCCGCTGGCTCTGGTGAGTTTGTCACTGTTGTTATAGTAACCATGTTTGGTTGTTTGTGAGATAGGCATTTTGTTGCAATATTCCCTGTATATAGCGCAACCGGTTAAGTAGGGATGCTCATGGAACGTTCTGGAACTTAAGTAAGCATAGCAATGCCTGCTAGTCGGGAAAAAACTTGTTTAAATATCCACTCTGCACTTTTGATTGCTAAATCGAACGAGCAACATGATTGTTTTTGAAGCGTCAGCCCTGACGCCCTTCTCGACACTGTATTCTGTGGTTTCTTTGAAGGTTTCTAAATGTCCAGTCACAGAGTAAAGGAAGCTAAAATAAGATTATTCAAAAATGATGTCCCGTGGGGTTTGACAGAAGC
This genomic interval from Rhipicephalus microplus isolate Deutch F79 chromosome 10, USDA_Rmic, whole genome shotgun sequence contains the following:
- the LOC142774756 gene encoding uncharacterized protein LOC142774756 isoform X2; the encoded protein is MTDSDLRGQREAFVAFVNVGCVGVFVREITDHADAMPSGGPSYGSYCCVSWCFNNGRTHKKPGTSFFRIPRDGRMKAWMQYAGRDDLLSKPASPLYATYRVCSDHFTAQSFMDPGHTRLTRMAVPSVQPAAPCSLSVASSSDCDMAAEAALQGPAVEASKSGSHTLRCPDEQGGSSLVAGERISADFVLPEKTLTSHSAVTKGTCVTGRSQDCSDSTVRGTEQASQNPPEDVSANSSTPECPRENVRSCVPATMSPSMKYEQTIKHLQAKVAAQRKTIKRLRRQPHQAPSSTSKALEVIRPHVTEEVFKLLSAHVRLRPKRKGKRFPVWFKKFALHLNFRGPRAYRFLAPYFSLPSRRSLRKWLANVKMTPGIIPGILSSIVTNTQAWNERDRVCALVFDEIALKKNLYYDAARDVVQGFTDDGTHRTSTIADRALVFLLVGISRKWVQPVAFTIGHTSTPSSVMHNLLVSLILELRSINIAVKAVVCDQGSSNVSLANQLRVTVAKPFF
- the LOC142774756 gene encoding uncharacterized protein LOC142774756 isoform X1, which translates into the protein MTDSDLRGQREAFVAFVNVGCVGVFVREITDHADAMPSGGPSYGSYCCVSWCFNNGRTHKKPGTSFFRIPRDGRMKAWMQYAGRDDLLSKPASPLYATYRVCSDHFTAQSFMDPGHTRLTRMAVPSVQPAAPCSLSVASSSDCDMAAEAALQGPAVEASKSGSHTLRCPDEQGAFSVAISFFLPKLTVDQTSAGGSSLVAGERISADFVLPEKTLTSHSAVTKGTCVTGRSQDCSDSTVRGTEQASQNPPEDVSANSSTPECPRENVRSCVPATMSPSMKYEQTIKHLQAKVAAQRKTIKRLRRQPHQAPSSTSKALEVIRPHVTEEVFKLLSAHVRLRPKRKGKRFPVWFKKFALHLNFRGPRAYRFLAPYFSLPSRRSLRKWLANVKMTPGIIPGILSSIVTNTQAWNERDRVCALVFDEIALKKNLYYDAARDVVQGFTDDGTHRTSTIADRALVFLLVGISRKWVQPVAFTIGHTSTPSSVMHNLLVSLILELRSINIAVKAVVCDQGSSNVSLANQLRVTVAKPFF